The DNA sequence AGCTCGGGAAATTTTGGAGCAACTGGCAGAAAGCCTCTCTTTTCAGGTGGGCTCAGCCGCCAGTGGTGGGGAGGCTTTGGAGCTGATCCGTCAGGCCGATCACTCTGGAGAGCCTTTCAAACTGGTATTTATGGATTGGAAAATGCCGGGCCTGGATGGCGTTGAAACCTGCCAAAAATTGCAGTCGGATACCAGCCTGAAAGCGCCGCCGAAAGTGGTTATGGTGACAGCCTATGACCGAGATGAAATGTTGCGAAGCGCTCAAGATCAAGAGTTGGGCGGATACCTCTCAAAACCGGTAACGGCCTCCACCCTGCTGGATTCGGCCATGGTGGCGTTGGATTATGACAAACAGCAGAGCATGGCTGGTCCAACAGGGGATTTGGGGCTTGAAGCTGTCCAGGTCATCCGAGGCGCACGGGTTTTGTTGGTTGAGGATAATGAAGTGAACCAGCAGGTGGCTACTGAACTGTTGGAGCTGGCTCAACTGATCGTCACTGTCGCTGAAAATGGTCGAATTGGTGTGGAAAAAGTCAGGGCGGAGGCCTTTGACGTGGTGTTGATGGATATGCAAATGCCGGTAATGGATGGTTATGCCGCCACCCGGGAAATTCGTCAGGATCCCGCCTTTGCCGATCTGCCTATTATCGCCATGACTGCCAACGCCATGGCTGGAGACCGGGAAAAATGTTTGGCGGCTGGCATGAATGATCATGTGGCCAAACCCATTGATCCCAAGGAGATGTATGGTTCCTTGGCCAAGTGGGTGAAGCCGGGGAAGCGGGAAGTGTCTTTGGAGCTGCAGCAACGTTTGGCGGAATCGGCGGCAGAGGCGAAGAGCGATCAACCACCACTGAACTTACCGGGTTTTGATGTCAAAAAGGCCTTGGAGCGTATGGGGGGCAACACCAAAGCTTTTCGTAAGACCCTGGGCAAGGTTGTGGAGGCGGAAAGTGATGCCATGGAGCGGATTCTACAGAGTTTGGATGCGGGAGACCGTGAAGGCGCTGTTCGTGGTGCCCATACGCTGAAAGGGGTTGCTGGCAATATCGGCGCAACCGCCCTGCAAGCTGTTGCAGGGGAGTTGGAGGCTGTGCTCAAAAATGATCCTGGCTCACCTCCCGAGGGGTTGATGGTGCTGACGGGTCAACGCCTCGGGGAGGCCATGAGTACAATCCAGGCGACTTTACAGTCGGGTGGGGCGGTGTCGAAAAAATCGGCTACTGTCGATCGCGCAGCCGTTCAATCCCTGTTGGCAACGCTCCAGGAACAGATAGACAATTTTGATTCCGCTGCTGGAGAAACCTGCGACAACCTGGCTGATCAGCTTCAAGGATCGCCTCTTCTGCGCCATGCCACGGACCTGGGAAAAGCGCTGAATGGTTACGAGTTCGATCAGGCTCAGGAGTTGGTTGGGGAAATGTTGGCCAAGCTTGAAGGGGGATGAGCAGGGATCATTTTTTCGGGTTGAGCCAAAGTAGGTCATCTTGAAGTCGGAGATCGCTTTTTGGGCGTTTCAGCGACCAATCCATCAGAAAAGGAAGTCAATATGCGGGCAGTCGGGTATTCAAAGAGTTTGCCCATCGACGATGTTAAATCTTTGCAGGAGATCACGCTCCCTGATCCGCAACCAGGAACGCGTGATCTCTTGGTCGAGGTCAAAGCTGTTTCCATGAATCCGGTTGACACCAAGGTGCGTAAGCGGGCAGAGCCCAAGGAAGGTTACCGAATTCTAGGGTTTGATGCTTCCGGCATCGTGCGGGCAACGGGCTCTGAGGTGACGCTGTTTCAACCGGGTGACGAAGTTTTTTATGCGGGAGATCTCAATCGGCCTGGCACCAATGCTGAGCTGCATGTGGTCGATGAGCGGATTGTGGGGAAAAAACCCTCCTCCCTCTCTTTTGCCGATGCTGCGGCGCTGCCTCTTACGGCCATTACCGCTTGGGAGCTGCTGTTTGATAGCTTTGGTCTGGCTGAAAAGGGTGGCCAGGGGGATAGTCTGTTGGTGATCGGCGGTGCGGGCGGTGTGGGTTCGATGCTGACACAGCTGGCCAAACAGCTGACCGGTTTAAAGGTGATTGTGACGGCTTCCCGGGAAGAGACCAAAAAATGGTGCCTTCAAATGGGGGCGGATGGGGTGATTGATCATAGACAACCCCTGGGCCCTCAACTGGAAAAGATGGGTATCGTTCCCCGCTATGTGGCCAGTTTGACGGCAACGGATCAGCATTTTAAAGCGATCACGGAAATTCTCAAACCCCGGGGCGCAATTGCCATGATCGATGATCCGGACCCTTCTGCAATCAATGTGATGGATCTCAAACCCAAGTCGCTGTCGCTACACCTGGAACTGATGTTTACCCGCTCGATTTTCGAAACGGAGGACATGATTGCCCAGCATGAGCTGCTCAATCGCGTGTCAGCCTTGGTTGATGAAAATCGCTTGCGTACGACCTGTAACCATCATGGTGGTGTTATCAATGCAGAAAATCTACGCCAAGCACATCGTCAGCAGGAAAGTGGCCGATCCATTGGCAAGACGGTTTTGGAGGGGTTCTGACTGTGGTTCCAAAATGGTCCATTATGGTCTACTTTGGCTTTAACCGAAGGAGAAGCCAAAATGCCGGTCAACGTCAAAATATCGGATGAACTGGTTGCGGAGGCCAAACGGTTTGGCCGGGTCTATCACCGCTCCCTGCCCAAACAGATTGAATATTGGTCCCGCATCGGCAAGATCGCTGAGGAAAACCCGGATCTGCCCTTTACGCTGATCAAGGATATTCTTCTGGCCCGTGAGGAAGAAGAGCATGAGGTGTATGAGTTTGGCTGATGCGCATTCTTCAAAGCCGAATTTTCAAGATGTCCGTCAAGCGACTGCACCCCAACCAAAAAAAAGATCTGGATGGCGCGGTGAAGACTATTGCGGACAATCCCCAATCCGGGGAAGCCAAGGTGGGGGATCTGGCGGGCGTTCGCGTGCACAAGTTTAAAATGGCCAAACAGTTGGCCCTATTGGCGTATGAGTGGAACGAACCGGAAGATGCCATCATTCTCCTGGCCCTCGGGGGTCATGAAAATTTTTATCGGGATTTAAAAAAGTAGCGTCAATCTGGCTACAAGCCATGAAGAAATCAGATATCCACCGCCGAAATCACGACCACGATGGGTGGTTCCATGGTTGGGCGTGGAGTACCCGCCCTTCCCGCAGGGCGCGAGCGACCACGATGTTGCCAGCTGGGTGATGTGGTGGGGGATTCCTGGAACAACGATGTGTGCGATTCTGACTATGAGGGATTATAAACTATTCTATGGTAGGGCAAAGAAAATAGGTAAGGTGTCCCCCGATTCCCCGATTCCCCCCGATTCCCCCGATTCCCCGATTCAAAGAAAATAGGTAAGGTGTCCCCCGATTCCCCGATTCCAAAATAGGTAAGGTGTCCCCCGATTCCCCCGATTCCTGGGTTGGCACCCCAAATTGGGCGGCCATACGAGATTTTCAGGAGGGACAGGAGGGGCAGGATCACTCGCAATAGTATTTACAGAGGGTCTTCCAAAGGGAATCCCGTAATTCCGGCTGACTGTCGGCCAGATTGTTATGCTCCAGGGGATCCTCATTGATGTCAAAAAGCTTGAAGGTCCCCTCCTCGACATA is a window from the Magnetococcales bacterium genome containing:
- a CDS encoding zinc-binding alcohol dehydrogenase family protein; translation: MRAVGYSKSLPIDDVKSLQEITLPDPQPGTRDLLVEVKAVSMNPVDTKVRKRAEPKEGYRILGFDASGIVRATGSEVTLFQPGDEVFYAGDLNRPGTNAELHVVDERIVGKKPSSLSFADAAALPLTAITAWELLFDSFGLAEKGGQGDSLLVIGGAGGVGSMLTQLAKQLTGLKVIVTASREETKKWCLQMGADGVIDHRQPLGPQLEKMGIVPRYVASLTATDQHFKAITEILKPRGAIAMIDDPDPSAINVMDLKPKSLSLHLELMFTRSIFETEDMIAQHELLNRVSALVDENRLRTTCNHHGGVINAENLRQAHRQQESGRSIGKTVLEGF
- a CDS encoding type II toxin-antitoxin system RelE/ParE family toxin produces the protein MRILQSRIFKMSVKRLHPNQKKDLDGAVKTIADNPQSGEAKVGDLAGVRVHKFKMAKQLALLAYEWNEPEDAIILLALGGHENFYRDLKK